The proteins below are encoded in one region of Candidatus Palauibacter australiensis:
- a CDS encoding YncE family protein gives MERIASVVRSGLLALGIAGFVAVRAASAGGVSAPSAEGPFLYVANQEAAAVTVIDLETHEVVEVIDLEAMGYGANAKPHHVAVEPDGSFWYVSLIAANRVLKFDRDNELVASVDFERPGLLALHPSEPWLFVGRSMAAVNPPQRIGRIDRMSMEVEEYDVFIPRPHALLASPDGGWVYAGSLGENSVVTVEAESGQAELLRLPGSGAMPHVLVQYAISPDGETLVATAEMTAKLLVFDVTEPVAPKLVGELDVGARPWHPSWSADGRWIWFGNLGANEVTLVDTSDWSVAAVIRGEGLAEPHGSVLSPDGSRLYVANRNETGSYASSDRMGYDAPGGTVVVIDTSTREIIDVIETPPYASGIGLASSPR, from the coding sequence ATGGAGAGAATCGCGAGCGTCGTGCGGTCCGGCCTCCTCGCCCTGGGGATAGCCGGGTTCGTGGCGGTTCGGGCCGCTTCGGCGGGGGGCGTGTCCGCTCCCTCCGCCGAGGGTCCGTTCCTCTACGTGGCGAACCAGGAGGCGGCGGCGGTGACCGTCATCGACCTCGAGACCCACGAAGTCGTCGAGGTGATCGACCTCGAGGCCATGGGGTACGGGGCGAACGCGAAGCCGCACCACGTCGCGGTCGAGCCGGACGGGTCGTTTTGGTACGTGTCGCTCATCGCGGCCAACCGGGTGCTCAAGTTCGACCGTGACAATGAACTCGTCGCGTCCGTCGACTTCGAGCGGCCCGGCCTCCTCGCGCTCCACCCCTCGGAGCCCTGGCTCTTCGTCGGGCGGTCGATGGCCGCGGTGAACCCGCCCCAGCGCATCGGCCGCATCGACCGGATGTCGATGGAGGTCGAGGAGTACGACGTCTTCATCCCGCGGCCGCACGCGCTGCTGGCGAGCCCTGACGGCGGGTGGGTCTACGCGGGCAGCCTGGGAGAGAACTCCGTCGTCACGGTCGAAGCGGAGAGCGGCCAGGCCGAGTTGCTCAGACTTCCCGGCTCCGGGGCGATGCCCCATGTCCTCGTGCAATACGCGATCTCCCCGGATGGCGAGACGCTCGTTGCGACGGCGGAGATGACGGCCAAGCTCCTCGTCTTCGATGTCACGGAGCCGGTGGCGCCGAAGCTCGTGGGGGAGCTGGACGTGGGCGCGCGGCCGTGGCACCCGAGCTGGTCGGCGGACGGGCGATGGATCTGGTTCGGCAACCTGGGCGCGAACGAGGTCACTCTCGTCGACACCTCCGACTGGTCCGTTGCCGCCGTGATCCGGGGCGAGGGCCTCGCCGAACCGCACGGCAGCGTGCTCTCGCCGGACGGCTCCCGACTCTACGTGGCGAACCGGAACGAGACCGGCTCCTACGCGTCGTCGGACCGGATGGGATACGACGCACCCGGCGGTACGGTCGTCGTCATCGACACGTCGACTCGCGAGATCATCGACGTCATCGAGACACCGCCCTACGCGTCGGGCATCGGTCTCGCCTCCAGCCCGCGCTGA
- a CDS encoding VCBS repeat-containing protein, translating to MAGPRSLRAAPRALAAALLAAGCASGSAGPGELAPERAAGGEPGFVRAVTPFPVFDESGNAYEIPFLGGFNVPRPQWVDIDGDGDLDLFVQETTNRLLFFEREDTPDGRRHTWRPEAYSDLEVGEWFRFVDVDADGDRDLLAESPFSYMKLYRNTGTAGGAVFELIADTLRDTRGEAIFSDRQNIPNAADIDCDGRLDLFIGRLVGTVTRYEATGAIGANASPFRHITDRFEDIEIVADPAAAGGVPPFDGPDAGGPTLHGANTMALADYDADGDTDMFWGDFFEAGLLLIENAGSCEAPNLRVEPRPFPLDDPIRTSGYNAPTFGDYDGDGDLDLLMGVLGGAYNANTTTADNLMLFSQESDGGFELRTRRFISQIDVGSESVASLVDLDGDGDLDLLLGNKIDPGDLSNSRVFLFENEGSATEPVFRRTGEFDLPGAYHNAPAFGDLDADGDLDLLLGTWRDEIRYVRNEGSAMEPRLTLVDSAFVEITRGSNATPALGDLDGDGDLDLMIGESSGALNYYANVGSASEPRFEFVSDEYGEIDIGRRSFPKLLDHDGDGDLDLIVGTESDGIRYFRNDGSPAAPNFVEADGGFPSAEDLPLFTTPEFGDLDGDGDLDLVVGAAGGGLYYFERR from the coding sequence ATGGCCGGACCCCGGAGCCTGCGGGCCGCGCCGCGAGCGCTGGCCGCGGCGCTCCTCGCGGCGGGATGCGCGTCGGGCAGCGCCGGTCCGGGGGAGTTGGCGCCAGAGCGCGCGGCCGGCGGCGAACCCGGATTCGTCCGCGCCGTCACCCCCTTTCCGGTGTTCGACGAATCCGGCAACGCGTACGAAATCCCCTTCCTCGGCGGCTTCAACGTGCCCCGTCCGCAGTGGGTGGACATCGACGGCGACGGCGACCTCGACCTCTTCGTGCAGGAGACGACGAACCGGCTGCTGTTCTTCGAGCGCGAGGATACGCCGGACGGACGGCGCCACACCTGGCGGCCGGAGGCGTACTCGGACCTCGAGGTCGGAGAGTGGTTCCGGTTCGTGGATGTCGACGCGGACGGAGACCGGGACCTCCTCGCGGAATCTCCCTTCAGCTACATGAAGCTCTACCGGAACACCGGTACGGCGGGGGGAGCCGTATTCGAACTCATCGCGGACACGCTCCGCGACACGCGCGGGGAGGCGATCTTCTCGGATCGCCAGAACATCCCCAACGCGGCGGACATCGACTGCGACGGCCGCCTCGACCTCTTCATCGGCCGCCTCGTGGGGACGGTGACGCGCTACGAGGCGACGGGTGCGATCGGCGCCAACGCTTCACCCTTCCGGCACATCACGGACCGCTTCGAGGACATCGAGATCGTCGCCGACCCGGCCGCGGCCGGGGGCGTGCCGCCCTTCGACGGCCCGGACGCGGGCGGCCCCACCCTGCACGGGGCGAACACGATGGCGCTCGCCGACTATGACGCGGATGGCGATACGGACATGTTCTGGGGCGATTTCTTCGAGGCCGGACTTCTCCTGATCGAGAACGCCGGATCGTGCGAGGCTCCGAACCTCCGCGTGGAGCCGCGTCCCTTCCCCCTCGACGACCCGATCCGGACGAGCGGCTACAACGCTCCGACCTTCGGCGACTACGACGGCGACGGCGACCTCGACCTGCTCATGGGCGTGCTCGGCGGCGCGTACAACGCGAACACGACGACCGCCGACAACCTCATGCTCTTCTCGCAGGAGTCCGACGGCGGCTTCGAGCTGCGGACGCGGCGCTTCATCTCGCAGATCGATGTGGGCAGCGAGAGCGTGGCCTCCCTCGTGGATCTCGACGGCGACGGCGACCTCGACCTCCTGCTCGGCAACAAGATCGACCCCGGGGACCTGTCGAACTCGCGCGTCTTCCTGTTCGAGAACGAGGGGAGCGCGACGGAGCCGGTCTTCCGCCGGACGGGTGAGTTCGACCTGCCGGGCGCCTACCACAACGCGCCGGCCTTCGGCGACCTGGACGCGGACGGCGACCTCGATCTGCTGCTCGGCACCTGGCGCGACGAGATCCGCTACGTGCGGAACGAGGGGTCGGCCATGGAACCGCGCCTCACACTGGTGGACTCGGCGTTCGTCGAGATCACGCGCGGGAGCAACGCGACGCCCGCGCTCGGCGACCTCGACGGGGATGGAGACCTCGATCTCATGATCGGGGAGTCCTCGGGGGCGCTGAACTACTACGCGAACGTCGGCTCCGCTTCGGAACCGCGCTTCGAATTCGTGAGCGATGAGTACGGGGAGATCGACATCGGCCGGCGGAGCTTCCCCAAGCTCCTCGACCACGACGGCGACGGCGACCTCGACCTCATCGTCGGCACCGAGTCGGACGGAATCCGCTACTTCCGAAACGATGGGAGTCCCGCGGCCCCGAACTTCGTCGAGGCCGACGGCGGGTTCCCCTCCGCCGAGGACCTGCCGCTGTTCACGACGCCGGAGTTCGGGGATCTGGACGGTGACGGCGATCTCGACCTCGTCGTCGGCGCCGCCGGAGGGGGCCTCTACTACTTCGAACGACGTTGA
- a CDS encoding choice-of-anchor B family protein codes for MNRTRTFCAAAVCSLLLPGAAEAQEFGGTVVLHEGTIIVSEAIDPAANPQDPSSAAPRTLYVYERAGGGWERTGTLHAPEHGGADYFGRFVLADGDRLLVGATALDPDGDGQSDGSVLIFRRDGDGWEFERYLRPESVPPGVSFGRFASIGGNLLVVTALGYQETGGAWVFTRGEDGEWIEDGILTSADPDPQQEFFGWGAHTDGERVIVGAFAGPQLPGAAYVFGRSSEGDWVQEGRLGHEGDERQPGAALVANRAAVLSVGINGSHALLGLPGAYDGAGTVLNYVRRPSGDWVRQGSLSAFHRQPGDYFGATIAAHDDELWIAAPGAGRFGAIYAFSPDAAAADFGSSTRIGAGPGTDAGDGFGLSISASGDMAVMGQPWDDASLGSAVVFENRDGTWAETAKLFIPEERRPLTALSEVDCSDDGVADQFTCDQVDVVSFLPLDAIGGTDRGIETNDVWGWTDPQTGREYAVVGRTDGTAFIDISDPAAPVYLGNLPKTPGSLTQSWRDIKVYADHAFVVADNAGEHGMQVFDLTRLRDAGGSPVEFDPDTVYEGIASAHNVVINEETATAYAVGSSGGGETCGGGLHMIDISDPKAPSFLGCHAEAGTGRGGTGYTHDAQCVNYRGPDAEHAGKEICFKANETHVVIADVTDRDNPVTLSTADYPAATYTHQGWLTEDHRYFYQNDELDEMSSVGQAQQTGTEPDMEASRTLIWDVSDLDDPILVKEHFGETFTIDHNLYIVGDLMYQSNYVSGLRVLDISDRENPREVGFFDTVPWDESVTFDGSWSNYPFFASGTIVVSSGKEGVFFLRYRRPELVP; via the coding sequence ATGAATAGAACGCGCACGTTTTGCGCCGCGGCCGTCTGCAGCCTGCTCCTGCCGGGGGCGGCGGAAGCCCAGGAATTCGGCGGCACAGTGGTGCTCCACGAGGGAACGATTATCGTCAGCGAAGCGATCGACCCGGCTGCGAATCCGCAGGACCCATCGTCGGCCGCGCCCCGCACCCTCTACGTGTACGAGCGGGCGGGCGGGGGCTGGGAGCGCACGGGCACGCTGCACGCGCCGGAACACGGCGGCGCGGACTACTTCGGCCGCTTCGTGCTCGCGGACGGCGACCGGCTGCTGGTCGGCGCCACGGCACTCGACCCCGACGGGGACGGCCAGAGCGACGGCAGCGTCCTGATCTTCCGGCGCGACGGCGACGGGTGGGAATTCGAGCGCTACCTGCGGCCGGAGAGTGTCCCCCCCGGCGTGTCCTTCGGCCGTTTCGCCTCGATCGGTGGCAACCTACTTGTCGTCACCGCGCTGGGTTATCAGGAGACCGGCGGGGCCTGGGTCTTCACGCGCGGCGAGGATGGCGAGTGGATCGAGGACGGGATCCTGACCTCCGCCGACCCGGATCCGCAGCAGGAGTTCTTCGGTTGGGGCGCCCACACCGATGGCGAGCGCGTGATCGTGGGTGCCTTTGCCGGGCCGCAGCTGCCCGGGGCGGCGTACGTGTTCGGCCGGAGTTCCGAGGGTGACTGGGTGCAGGAGGGACGGCTCGGCCACGAGGGCGACGAGAGGCAGCCGGGAGCGGCGCTCGTGGCGAATCGCGCCGCGGTCCTCTCGGTCGGCATCAACGGCTCCCATGCCCTTCTCGGACTGCCGGGCGCCTACGACGGGGCGGGGACGGTCCTCAACTACGTGCGCCGCCCGTCCGGCGATTGGGTGCGGCAGGGATCGCTGTCGGCCTTCCACCGCCAGCCCGGCGACTACTTCGGGGCAACCATCGCGGCGCATGATGACGAACTCTGGATCGCGGCTCCGGGCGCGGGACGCTTCGGCGCGATCTACGCCTTCTCCCCGGATGCCGCGGCCGCGGATTTCGGCTCGTCGACCCGCATCGGCGCGGGCCCCGGAACGGATGCGGGCGACGGCTTCGGCCTCTCGATCTCCGCCTCCGGCGACATGGCGGTCATGGGGCAACCGTGGGACGATGCGTCGCTCGGTTCCGCCGTCGTGTTCGAGAACCGGGATGGCACGTGGGCCGAGACGGCGAAGCTCTTCATCCCGGAGGAACGGCGCCCCTTGACGGCGCTCTCCGAGGTCGACTGCAGCGACGACGGCGTGGCGGACCAGTTCACCTGCGATCAGGTGGACGTGGTCTCGTTCCTGCCACTCGACGCGATCGGGGGCACCGACCGCGGCATCGAGACGAACGACGTGTGGGGGTGGACGGATCCGCAGACAGGCCGCGAGTACGCGGTCGTCGGCCGCACGGACGGCACCGCGTTCATCGACATCTCCGACCCCGCGGCGCCCGTCTACCTCGGCAACCTGCCGAAGACGCCCGGCTCGCTGACCCAATCGTGGCGCGACATCAAGGTCTACGCGGATCACGCGTTCGTCGTGGCGGACAACGCGGGCGAGCACGGGATGCAGGTGTTCGACCTCACGCGGCTCCGGGATGCCGGCGGGAGCCCGGTCGAGTTCGATCCCGACACGGTGTACGAGGGAATCGCGAGCGCCCACAACGTGGTCATCAACGAGGAGACCGCGACCGCGTACGCCGTGGGTTCGAGCGGCGGCGGCGAGACGTGCGGCGGTGGGCTCCACATGATCGACATCAGCGATCCGAAGGCGCCGAGTTTTCTGGGGTGCCACGCCGAAGCCGGCACGGGCCGCGGAGGGACGGGGTACACGCACGACGCGCAGTGTGTGAACTACCGCGGCCCGGACGCCGAGCACGCGGGGAAGGAAATCTGTTTCAAGGCCAACGAGACGCACGTCGTGATCGCGGACGTCACGGACCGGGACAACCCCGTCACGCTCTCGACCGCCGATTACCCGGCCGCCACCTACACGCACCAGGGTTGGCTCACGGAGGACCACCGCTATTTCTACCAGAACGACGAACTCGACGAGATGTCTTCGGTGGGCCAGGCGCAGCAGACCGGCACGGAGCCCGACATGGAGGCGAGCCGCACGCTCATCTGGGACGTCTCGGATCTGGACGATCCGATCCTCGTCAAGGAACACTTCGGGGAGACGTTCACGATCGACCACAACCTGTACATCGTGGGCGACCTCATGTACCAATCGAACTACGTGAGCGGGCTGCGCGTGCTCGACATCAGCGACCGCGAGAACCCGCGCGAGGTCGGCTTCTTCGATACGGTGCCGTGGGACGAGTCCGTCACCTTCGACGGCTCGTGGTCCAACTACCCGTTCTTCGCCAGCGGAACGATCGTCGTGTCGAGCGGCAAGGAGGGCGTGTTCTTCCTCCGGTACCGTCGCCCGGAACTGGTGCCCTGA
- a CDS encoding PQQ-dependent sugar dehydrogenase: protein MTGLSQPVFLAAPPGDARLFVVEQTGRIRIASADGQLLGDPFLDLSGRVGTAPEGGLLTMAFHPRYADNGQVFVYYTDPGDDTVVERYTISGDPDRLDPGSAKRILALTQRRQNHNGGMLQFGPDGMLYIFLGDEGGAGDPFGNGQNPETLHGSILRLDVDGGDPYAIPDDNPFAGEEGGRGEIWAIGVRNPWRSTFDFTGDVLYVADVGQNEREEINAVPAGEAGVNYGWSTMEGSACYQSSGCDMSGLTLPVVEYIHDGNVCSVTGGYVYRGSQLPEIAGHYFYSDFCTGFLRSFRFDGGQATDERRWNVGSLGAVSSFGVDGAGELYVVNLTGSVSRLERRQP from the coding sequence TTGACCGGGCTCTCCCAGCCGGTTTTCCTCGCCGCTCCACCGGGCGACGCGAGGCTCTTCGTCGTGGAGCAGACGGGCCGCATCCGCATCGCGAGCGCGGACGGACAACTCCTCGGCGACCCCTTCCTCGACCTCTCTGGCCGCGTGGGAACGGCGCCCGAGGGCGGCCTCCTGACGATGGCCTTCCACCCGCGGTACGCGGACAACGGACAGGTCTTCGTCTACTACACCGACCCGGGGGACGACACGGTGGTCGAGCGTTACACCATCTCGGGGGACCCCGACCGCCTCGACCCGGGTTCGGCGAAGCGGATCCTCGCGCTCACGCAGCGCCGCCAGAACCACAACGGCGGAATGCTGCAGTTCGGGCCCGACGGGATGCTGTACATCTTCCTCGGCGACGAGGGCGGGGCCGGCGATCCGTTCGGCAACGGGCAGAATCCGGAGACGCTGCACGGTTCGATCCTCCGCCTCGACGTGGACGGAGGCGACCCGTACGCGATCCCGGACGACAACCCCTTCGCTGGAGAGGAGGGCGGGCGGGGCGAGATCTGGGCCATCGGCGTCCGGAACCCGTGGCGCTCGACCTTCGACTTCACGGGGGACGTCCTCTACGTGGCGGACGTGGGCCAGAACGAACGCGAGGAGATCAACGCCGTGCCGGCCGGAGAGGCGGGCGTGAACTACGGCTGGAGCACGATGGAAGGGTCCGCCTGCTACCAGAGTTCCGGGTGCGACATGTCGGGTCTCACGCTGCCCGTCGTCGAGTACATCCACGACGGCAACGTCTGCTCGGTGACCGGAGGATACGTCTACCGCGGCTCACAGCTCCCCGAGATCGCGGGGCACTACTTCTACTCGGATTTCTGCACCGGCTTCCTGCGAAGCTTCCGGTTCGACGGCGGACAGGCGACGGACGAGCGACGCTGGAACGTGGGAAGTCTCGGGGCGGTGTCGTCCTTCGGCGTCGACGGCGCCGGGGAACTCTACGTCGTGAACCTCACCGGCTCCGTCTCCCGCCTGGAGCGCCGCCAGCCGTAG